A genomic window from Pelagicoccus albus includes:
- a CDS encoding GNAT family N-acetyltransferase: MPTSLRISTFSGSQIAGFVPDVAKLRIEVFREYPYLYEGSLDYESEYLLSYARTERSVFVIASDGEEVVGVSTGLPMSDADLDFQKPFEAAGLDIGSVFYFGESVLRSEYRGSGVGSRFMRERESFARALGGFRFCTFCAVQRSGDDPRKPIGYQDLGGFWRKYGFEERPDLETRFSWKEVGAEAERENRMRFWIKPL, encoded by the coding sequence GTGCCTACTTCTCTTCGCATCTCCACCTTTTCGGGTTCTCAAATCGCGGGGTTCGTTCCGGACGTGGCCAAACTTCGTATAGAAGTTTTTCGCGAGTACCCTTACCTCTACGAGGGAAGCTTGGACTACGAGTCTGAGTATCTTCTTTCTTATGCCCGGACGGAGCGGAGTGTTTTCGTTATCGCGTCGGACGGAGAGGAGGTTGTGGGCGTTTCGACCGGTCTTCCCATGTCTGATGCGGATTTGGATTTTCAAAAACCATTTGAGGCGGCCGGATTGGATATCGGATCGGTGTTTTATTTTGGCGAAAGCGTGCTTCGCTCCGAGTATCGAGGATCTGGGGTCGGCTCACGTTTTATGCGAGAACGGGAGTCTTTCGCCCGAGCTCTCGGCGGGTTTCGCTTTTGCACCTTTTGCGCGGTGCAAAGGTCAGGCGACGATCCGAGAAAGCCCATTGGCTACCAGGATCTAGGCGGCTTTTGGAGGAAGTATGGCTTTGAGGAAAGGCCCGATTTGGAGACCCGCTTCAGCTGGAAGGAAGTTGGCGCGGAAGCGGAACGCGAAAATCGGATGAGGTTTTGGATCAAGCCGCTTTAG
- the idi gene encoding isopentenyl-diphosphate Delta-isomerase translates to MVSLTDFEQDVEHVVLLDDDYEQIGTLSKDIAHTGETPLHLAFSLFLFDSRGRLLVQQRARSKMTWAGVWSNSCCGHPMLGEEIEDAVYRRTRYELGVELDAVECVLPHFRYRAFWNGIWENELCPVWVGFLEETPAHFEKSEVEAVDWVDWQAFAAASENPEGSEFAHFSPWSMMETRELLRSRRFRLLFEEFQSRSEQSTNSGQKGVGNVI, encoded by the coding sequence ATGGTTTCTTTGACTGACTTTGAGCAAGACGTGGAGCACGTCGTACTGCTTGACGACGATTACGAGCAGATTGGCACTTTGTCCAAAGACATCGCTCACACCGGAGAGACTCCTCTGCATTTGGCGTTTTCCCTATTTCTCTTCGATTCGCGCGGCCGCCTGCTCGTGCAGCAGCGGGCACGCAGTAAAATGACTTGGGCGGGAGTTTGGTCGAACTCTTGTTGTGGCCATCCTATGTTGGGAGAGGAGATCGAGGATGCAGTGTATCGACGTACCCGCTACGAGTTGGGTGTCGAATTGGATGCGGTCGAGTGTGTCTTACCCCATTTTCGCTACCGGGCATTTTGGAATGGGATCTGGGAAAACGAACTTTGCCCGGTTTGGGTAGGGTTTTTGGAGGAGACGCCCGCTCATTTCGAAAAGTCCGAGGTTGAGGCTGTGGATTGGGTCGATTGGCAAGCGTTTGCCGCAGCGAGCGAAAATCCGGAAGGCAGCGAATTCGCTCACTTCTCCCCTTGGTCTATGATGGAAACACGAGAATTGCTGCGAAGTAGACGCTTTCGGCTGTTGTTTGAAGAATTTCAGTCGCGCTCGGAGCAAAGCACGAATTCAGGACAGAAAGGTGTCGGCAATGTCATTTGA
- a CDS encoding polyprenyl synthetase family protein codes for MSFETLVQLEAYLPEISQCESKLGKTLSYALSTQGSLSRARLAYSVASELDLSERHRVSLAAAIEFFHIASLLFDDLPCMDDADTRRGDVCVHRIHGESSTILAALALINRAYFLMYRAFAAADPIAAEEANNLADECLGLAGIINGQALDLNFGQTDQSAEVVRLVAVQKTGALFRLCLLLPAILGRASRYEKMHLARLAELWGLAYQSADDLKDVLLSEGNAGKTVRQDEEKGRPNLALKLGVREATAELDRTMRAASCSVLALSSSYPRKWLGVSLFQKEFLAKVEPLLSSEAVA; via the coding sequence ATGTCATTTGAAACGCTTGTACAACTTGAAGCCTATCTTCCGGAAATTTCGCAGTGCGAAAGTAAGCTCGGAAAGACCCTGTCCTACGCTCTGAGTACGCAAGGCTCCCTGTCGAGAGCTCGACTCGCCTATTCCGTGGCCAGCGAACTCGATCTTTCGGAGAGGCATCGTGTTAGCCTCGCTGCGGCGATAGAGTTTTTTCATATAGCGTCGCTTCTTTTCGATGATCTTCCCTGTATGGATGATGCGGACACGCGTAGAGGCGATGTCTGCGTGCACCGGATACACGGTGAGAGCTCTACGATTTTGGCTGCCTTGGCGCTCATTAACCGAGCTTACTTCCTCATGTATCGAGCATTTGCGGCAGCAGATCCTATCGCCGCGGAGGAGGCCAATAACCTGGCTGACGAGTGTCTCGGCCTGGCTGGCATAATCAATGGGCAGGCTTTGGATCTCAATTTTGGCCAGACGGATCAAAGCGCTGAAGTCGTTAGGCTAGTGGCGGTGCAGAAGACGGGAGCTCTGTTTCGGCTTTGTCTGCTGTTGCCTGCTATTCTTGGTAGAGCGAGCCGATATGAAAAGATGCATCTAGCCCGCTTGGCCGAGCTCTGGGGGCTTGCTTACCAGTCTGCTGACGATTTGAAGGACGTTTTGCTGAGCGAAGGCAATGCGGGCAAGACGGTCAGACAGGATGAAGAGAAAGGCCGTCCCAACCTCGCTTTGAAGCTAGGAGTGAGGGAAGCCACCGCTGAACTTGATCGTACCATGCGTGCTGCTTCATGCTCTGTCTTGGCACTGTCGAGTAGCTATCCGCGGAAATGGTTGGGCGTCTCATTGTTTCAGAAAGAGTTTCTCGCGAAAGTGGAACCTCTTCTTTCTTCTGAGGCAGTAGCATGA
- a CDS encoding response regulator transcription factor — translation MRILVVEDEARVAAYIEKGFQENSYTTSWARNCTEANDLLSEGGYDLIVLDLGLPDGDGLDLLKDWRRCGFEEPVVILSARDSVADKVDGLNFGADDYVPKPFSFEELLARARSLMRRHGKSNQTVLKYRNITLDLLAHSAKVGDRAVELTKREYSLLECLMVNQGRVMTRTAIGESIWEARYDMQTNLIDVYIRKLRQHLGDDGDPPLIKTVRGVGYTMP, via the coding sequence ATGAGAATATTGGTGGTCGAGGATGAGGCACGGGTTGCTGCTTATATTGAGAAGGGGTTCCAAGAAAACTCATACACCACTTCGTGGGCTCGTAATTGCACCGAAGCGAACGATCTTTTGAGTGAGGGTGGCTACGATTTGATTGTACTTGATCTAGGACTACCAGATGGAGACGGTTTGGATCTCCTCAAAGATTGGCGGCGTTGTGGATTCGAAGAGCCAGTCGTTATTTTGAGCGCGAGGGACTCTGTGGCAGACAAGGTTGATGGCTTGAATTTTGGGGCGGACGACTATGTGCCCAAGCCTTTCTCCTTCGAGGAGCTTTTGGCGAGGGCCCGCTCTTTAATGCGACGGCATGGTAAATCGAATCAAACCGTTCTCAAGTATCGGAACATTACTTTGGATCTCCTCGCTCATAGCGCTAAGGTCGGAGATCGAGCAGTCGAATTGACGAAACGAGAGTACTCGTTGCTGGAATGCCTGATGGTAAATCAAGGTCGTGTCATGACGCGTACAGCAATTGGCGAGAGTATTTGGGAAGCACGTTACGACATGCAGACCAACCTAATCGACGTCTATATTCGCAAGCTGCGACAGCATTTGGGAGATGATGGCGATCCTCCGCTGATTAAGACTGTACGAGGCGTTGGATACACAATGCCATGA
- a CDS encoding DUF3127 domain-containing protein, protein MSSSMYEMVGSVKLIEETQTFASGFAKREFVITTEDKYPQDVKFEATKEKIEQVDRLKEGDHVKVSFNIRGNEYKGRYYVNLQAWKIENAGGQVSPSLDAATSESNSAGGGNLDDLEESPF, encoded by the coding sequence GTGTCGTCTTCTATGTACGAAATGGTCGGTTCAGTTAAGCTTATCGAAGAAACACAGACGTTTGCTAGCGGCTTCGCGAAGCGTGAGTTTGTCATCACCACCGAGGACAAGTATCCTCAGGATGTGAAGTTCGAGGCGACGAAGGAGAAGATCGAACAAGTGGATCGCTTGAAGGAAGGGGATCACGTGAAAGTCAGCTTCAACATCCGTGGAAACGAGTACAAGGGTCGCTACTACGTGAACCTGCAGGCTTGGAAGATCGAAAACGCGGGCGGTCAAGTTTCACCTTCCCTCGATGCAGCGACCTCTGAGTCCAACTCAGCTGGAGGCGGAAACCTCGACGATCTGGAAGAATCACCCTTCTAA
- a CDS encoding cbb3-type cytochrome c oxidase subunit II — translation MKTMLILASLLIAAAVWSLSLATVEKTVAGEEVYIAEGCIHCHSQYSRPGSLDTFTYGPATDPDEETEGAVLIGNRRQGPDLSSIGLRRSRDWNRIHLINPQAVSPDSRMPSYKHLFEGAAVEGEALLDYLSALGIKRGADWYKTVFDWEPENLDGDEGNGAALFSRLCQQCHGATGGGDGELAKHFNPAPTNFTQGTFRFVPLSLPPENRRLQLARIIKYGQAGTSMPGHEYLTDSQIADLVAFVNTLSAETKVVK, via the coding sequence ATGAAAACAATGTTGATCCTCGCGTCCCTCTTAATCGCGGCCGCTGTTTGGAGCCTCAGCCTCGCTACAGTCGAAAAGACAGTTGCGGGGGAAGAGGTCTATATTGCGGAAGGGTGCATTCATTGTCATTCGCAGTATTCGCGACCAGGTAGTCTGGATACGTTCACGTATGGGCCAGCTACTGACCCCGATGAAGAAACAGAGGGAGCGGTTTTGATTGGCAATCGTCGACAAGGCCCAGATTTGAGTTCGATTGGGTTGCGTCGTTCGAGGGACTGGAACCGTATCCATTTGATCAATCCTCAAGCGGTTTCGCCTGATTCCCGTATGCCGAGCTACAAGCATCTATTTGAAGGCGCCGCTGTGGAAGGGGAGGCCTTGCTAGACTATCTGTCAGCTTTGGGGATAAAGAGAGGTGCCGATTGGTATAAAACGGTATTTGATTGGGAACCTGAAAACTTGGATGGCGATGAAGGAAATGGAGCCGCCTTGTTTAGTCGGCTCTGCCAGCAATGCCATGGCGCGACGGGGGGAGGAGATGGCGAGCTAGCAAAGCATTTCAATCCTGCCCCTACGAACTTCACGCAAGGTACGTTTCGATTTGTGCCACTTTCCTTGCCCCCTGAAAATCGTCGACTTCAATTAGCAAGAATTATCAAATACGGACAGGCAGGTACGTCGATGCCGGGGCATGAATATTTGACCGACTCGCAAATCGCCGATCTGGTAGCTTTTGTGAACACTCTTTCTGCAGAAACTAAAGTCGTGAAATGA
- a CDS encoding ABC transporter permease yields MTFGKLILINVLRHRVRAAIGSAGIAFGVAAMLTVLSVVLGAIGMFEKILSTDSNYLVFERNVSDLFFSSVDMESVEGLREIPNVESANPILFGIVSSQDNPVITCFGIEPEDPRLKEAEWLAGNPSNFTLEDERVYLGSRAAEFMQAKVGEFVMVGKLELEVGGILKMSSGFEDGGVFMPLLLAQDFFHREEYCSIVAVKLRDVAEGPAFERLIAEEYGDLIALENEEFSQSYSQFKIMSATAWAVGVCAFLLGGMGVANTMLMSVFSRIREIAILRVAGFSKGQVAGMIIGESLLLAIVGCLFGFLLGYGALFVMTHIPQLNGYVQPVVELPVAMGITIVAFVTSVAGSLYPAFHAAKIQPAEALRYE; encoded by the coding sequence ATGACATTCGGCAAACTGATCCTAATAAATGTATTAAGACATCGGGTACGAGCCGCCATTGGCTCTGCAGGTATCGCGTTCGGTGTGGCAGCCATGTTGACGGTCCTCTCGGTCGTCCTTGGAGCGATAGGGATGTTCGAAAAAATCCTCTCGACCGATAGCAACTATCTGGTCTTCGAGCGAAATGTGTCGGACCTCTTTTTTAGCAGCGTGGACATGGAGAGCGTAGAGGGTCTGCGCGAGATCCCGAACGTAGAGTCTGCAAACCCGATTTTGTTCGGAATCGTATCTTCGCAGGATAATCCGGTAATCACCTGTTTCGGAATAGAGCCTGAGGACCCCCGTTTAAAAGAGGCTGAATGGTTGGCCGGAAATCCGTCCAACTTTACGCTCGAAGACGAGAGGGTCTACCTTGGGTCTCGGGCAGCGGAGTTCATGCAAGCTAAGGTTGGTGAGTTTGTGATGGTAGGTAAGCTAGAGCTAGAGGTGGGGGGTATCCTAAAGATGTCCAGCGGGTTTGAAGATGGTGGCGTCTTCATGCCGCTACTGCTCGCTCAAGACTTTTTTCATCGCGAAGAGTATTGCTCGATTGTTGCTGTAAAGTTGCGGGATGTTGCGGAGGGACCTGCTTTTGAGCGTCTGATCGCGGAGGAGTATGGCGATCTTATCGCGTTGGAGAATGAAGAATTTAGCCAAAGCTACAGCCAATTTAAGATAATGTCGGCTACGGCTTGGGCGGTTGGCGTCTGCGCTTTCCTTCTCGGAGGTATGGGAGTTGCGAATACGATGCTGATGTCCGTATTCAGCCGTATTCGCGAGATTGCGATTTTGCGGGTAGCTGGGTTTTCCAAAGGGCAGGTTGCGGGCATGATAATCGGAGAATCTCTCCTGCTTGCGATTGTGGGTTGTTTGTTTGGCTTTTTGCTTGGATATGGAGCTCTTTTTGTGATGACGCATATTCCCCAGTTGAATGGATATGTTCAGCCAGTGGTAGAGTTGCCTGTGGCGATGGGCATAACGATTGTTGCATTTGTCACCAGCGTTGCCGGTTCTTTGTATCCGGCGTTTCACGCAGCGAAAATTCAACCTGCGGAGGCTTTGAGATATGAGTAG
- a CDS encoding ABC transporter ATP-binding protein has protein sequence MSSKRMDTPVIKVSQVCKSFDDGKIQVLADVSLEIYPGEIVALWGASGSGKTTLLHLMGGLDAADCGSVVVDGLDPAEEKDRLRLRREKVGFVFQLHNLIADLTLYENCMIPLVATGGDRAVFEERFRKLSEHLEVDHRKDRRIQELSGGERQRVAICRALMHSPRVILADEPTGSLDEKVGETVFELLKETARQEGVTIVMATHERRFAEACDRIFQVRSGVVKEL, from the coding sequence ATGAGTAGCAAACGAATGGATACGCCAGTCATCAAAGTTTCGCAGGTGTGCAAGAGTTTCGACGATGGGAAAATTCAGGTTCTGGCTGATGTTTCGCTAGAGATATATCCTGGCGAGATCGTTGCCTTGTGGGGGGCATCAGGATCAGGAAAAACCACCTTGCTACACTTAATGGGCGGGCTCGATGCTGCAGACTGTGGTTCTGTTGTGGTGGATGGATTGGATCCTGCCGAAGAAAAGGATCGTCTACGCTTGCGGCGTGAGAAGGTTGGGTTCGTTTTTCAACTACATAACCTAATTGCGGACCTGACTCTATATGAGAATTGTATGATTCCTCTCGTGGCGACTGGAGGCGATCGCGCTGTATTCGAAGAGCGTTTTCGAAAGTTGTCTGAGCACCTAGAGGTGGATCATCGTAAGGATAGGCGGATACAGGAATTATCCGGTGGGGAACGTCAACGCGTCGCAATTTGTCGAGCCTTGATGCACTCGCCACGGGTGATCCTCGCAGACGAGCCGACAGGGTCCTTAGACGAAAAAGTAGGGGAGACGGTATTCGAGTTGCTTAAGGAAACTGCCCGCCAGGAGGGAGTTACCATTGTGATGGCTACGCACGAGCGGCGTTTTGCAGAGGCTTGCGATCGGATTTTCCAAGTGCGGAGCGGCGTCGTGAAGGAGCTATGA
- a CDS encoding YceI family protein, translating to MIKKCVPISFLALASAFNAFAAPIKIDYQNSEFVVDVGATMHSFEVVLNDYKADLALGEGGALEKAEFSFACTDLESDNAKRDKKMLRWLETESYPQISFSLKEVKDGPEGAVGVGDLTMHGMTRTVEVPFTIEKDGSKVVLKGSSVVDHRNYDLEVITMLLMKVYPELEISFTLVGTTDA from the coding sequence ATGATCAAAAAGTGTGTGCCCATTTCCTTTTTAGCTCTTGCCTCAGCCTTCAACGCTTTTGCTGCCCCAATTAAAATAGACTACCAGAACTCTGAGTTCGTGGTCGATGTAGGAGCGACAATGCATTCGTTCGAGGTTGTTTTGAATGACTACAAGGCGGATTTAGCCTTAGGAGAAGGAGGGGCTTTGGAAAAAGCGGAGTTCTCTTTCGCCTGCACCGATCTCGAATCCGACAATGCGAAGCGGGATAAGAAGATGCTTCGATGGCTCGAGACTGAAAGTTACCCTCAAATCTCATTTAGCCTGAAGGAGGTGAAGGATGGGCCCGAGGGGGCAGTGGGGGTGGGAGACCTGACTATGCATGGAATGACCCGGACCGTTGAGGTGCCCTTCACGATTGAGAAGGATGGAAGCAAAGTTGTTCTCAAGGGCAGCTCTGTGGTCGACCATCGAAATTACGATTTGGAAGTGATTACTATGCTCTTGATGAAGGTGTATCCGGAACTTGAGATCTCCTTCACTTTGGTTGGAACCACCGACGCTTAA